A part of Rhinolophus ferrumequinum isolate MPI-CBG mRhiFer1 chromosome 11, mRhiFer1_v1.p, whole genome shotgun sequence genomic DNA contains:
- the TSSC4 gene encoding protein TSSC4 isoform X1 codes for MPGCLLWGARSPRPPPPECPTDSATSRSRGSVPSGAADGSANLGNRSRLGTAGPALSPLRAPGATLEQLNRAVPGDLLGGGHTHAFATSASGSVHHPLQTRKVWCGPGHMAEAGTGEPSPGLEVEQGPEYDDVLPSDTISLSDSDSDLSLPGSAELEALSPEGLPGEAQGDSGPDEPPSPPRALPTAAVQPFHLRGMSSTFSQRSHSIFDCLEGAAGRAPPSVVHTGLGDRGGFKRPLAPSRQPPAEGPGRASQSPVPRRAPPVPDYVTHPERWTKYSLEDVAEASEHSNQAAALAFLGSRSLAAPGHYVPSFNQDPSSCGEGRVVFTKPARAGEARPERKRGLRKAGAPGGAEGPVELAHLARPGSPEAEEWSSPRGGVQEVGTPEGDTHTESAAGPPGVDIVGFHGSRKRSRDHFRNKSSSSEVPGAEGAEG; via the exons ATGCCCGGATGCCTTCTCTGGGGGGCTCGGTCTCCCCGTCCCCCGCCCCCCGAGTGTCCCACTGATTCTGCTACTTCTCGCAGTCGCGGGAGCGTCCCCAGCGGTGCAGCGGACGGGAGTGCGAATTTGGGAAACAGGAGTCGGCTTGGAACTGCGGGGCCGGCTCTGTCGCCCCTTCGCGCTCCTGGAG ctacGCTTGAACAGCTGAACAGAGCTGTGCCTGGAGACCTTCTAGGCGGAGGCCACACCCACGCCTTTGCCACCTCTGCCAGCGGCTCCGTTCACCATCCCCTGCAGACAAGGAAG GTGTGGTGTGGCCCAGGACACATGGCTGAGGCGGGGACTGGCGAGCCCTCCCCTGGCTTGGAGGTCGAGCAGGGCCCCGAGTATGATGATGTCCTGCCTTCTGATACCATCTCCCTCAGCGACTCGGACTCTGACCTCAGCCTGCCTGGCAGTGCTGAGCTGGAAGCTCTGTCCCCAGAGGGGCTGCCAGGGGAGGCCCAGGGGGACTCAGGCCCCGACGAGCCCCCCTCGCCCCCCAGGGCCCTCCCTACAGCCGCAGTGCAGCCGTTCCACCTGAGAGGCATGAGCTCCACCTTCTCGCAGCGCAGCCACAGTATCTTTGACTGCCTGGAGGGGGCAGCCGGGCGGGCGCCACCCTCTGTGGTCCACACTGGCCTAGGGGACCGTGGGGGCTTCAAGCGGCCCCTGGCGccctcacgccaacctccagcagAAGGCCCAGGCAGGGCCAGTCAGAGCCCTGTCCCCCGGAGGGCGCCCCCCGTCCCCGACTATGTGACCCACCCTGAGCGCTGGACTAAGTACAGCCTGGAAGACGTGGCCGAGGCCAGTGAGCACAGCAATCAGGCTGCCGCCCTGGCCTTCCTGGGCTCCCGGAGCCTGGCCGCCCCCGGCCACTATGTGCCCTCCTTCAACCAGGACCCCTCCAGCTGTGGGGAGGGCAGAGTCGTCTTCACCAAACCGGCCCGCGCCGGCGAGGCCAGACCAGAGAGGAAGCGGGGTCTGAGAAAGGCAGGGGCGCCTGGTGGGGCTGAGGGGCCTGTGGAGCTGGCCCACCTGGCCAGGCCCGGGAGCCCAGAGGCCGAGGAGTGGAGCAGCCCGCGTGGGGGCGTGCAGGAGGTGGGCACGCCCGAGGGGGACACCCACACCGAGTCCGCAGCGGGCCCCCCAGGGGTGGACATTGTTGGCTTCCACGGCAGCAGGAAGCGCAGTAGAGACCACTTTCGGAACAAGAGCAGCAGCTCTGAGGTCCCTGGTGCTGAGGGGGCTGAGGGCTGA
- the TSSC4 gene encoding protein TSSC4 isoform X3, which translates to MAEAGTGEPSPGLEVEQGPEYDDVLPSDTISLSDSDSDLSLPGSAELEALSPEGLPGEAQGDSGPDEPPSPPRALPTAAVQPFHLRGMSSTFSQRSHSIFDCLEGAAGRAPPSVVHTGLGDRGGFKRPLAPSRQPPAEGPGRASQSPVPRRAPPVPDYVTHPERWTKYSLEDVAEASEHSNQAAALAFLGSRSLAAPGHYVPSFNQDPSSCGEGRVVFTKPARAGEARPERKRGLRKAGAPGGAEGPVELAHLARPGSPEAEEWSSPRGGVQEVGTPEGDTHTESAAGPPGVDIVGFHGSRKRSRDHFRNKSSSSEVPGAEGAEG; encoded by the coding sequence ATGGCTGAGGCGGGGACTGGCGAGCCCTCCCCTGGCTTGGAGGTCGAGCAGGGCCCCGAGTATGATGATGTCCTGCCTTCTGATACCATCTCCCTCAGCGACTCGGACTCTGACCTCAGCCTGCCTGGCAGTGCTGAGCTGGAAGCTCTGTCCCCAGAGGGGCTGCCAGGGGAGGCCCAGGGGGACTCAGGCCCCGACGAGCCCCCCTCGCCCCCCAGGGCCCTCCCTACAGCCGCAGTGCAGCCGTTCCACCTGAGAGGCATGAGCTCCACCTTCTCGCAGCGCAGCCACAGTATCTTTGACTGCCTGGAGGGGGCAGCCGGGCGGGCGCCACCCTCTGTGGTCCACACTGGCCTAGGGGACCGTGGGGGCTTCAAGCGGCCCCTGGCGccctcacgccaacctccagcagAAGGCCCAGGCAGGGCCAGTCAGAGCCCTGTCCCCCGGAGGGCGCCCCCCGTCCCCGACTATGTGACCCACCCTGAGCGCTGGACTAAGTACAGCCTGGAAGACGTGGCCGAGGCCAGTGAGCACAGCAATCAGGCTGCCGCCCTGGCCTTCCTGGGCTCCCGGAGCCTGGCCGCCCCCGGCCACTATGTGCCCTCCTTCAACCAGGACCCCTCCAGCTGTGGGGAGGGCAGAGTCGTCTTCACCAAACCGGCCCGCGCCGGCGAGGCCAGACCAGAGAGGAAGCGGGGTCTGAGAAAGGCAGGGGCGCCTGGTGGGGCTGAGGGGCCTGTGGAGCTGGCCCACCTGGCCAGGCCCGGGAGCCCAGAGGCCGAGGAGTGGAGCAGCCCGCGTGGGGGCGTGCAGGAGGTGGGCACGCCCGAGGGGGACACCCACACCGAGTCCGCAGCGGGCCCCCCAGGGGTGGACATTGTTGGCTTCCACGGCAGCAGGAAGCGCAGTAGAGACCACTTTCGGAACAAGAGCAGCAGCTCTGAGGTCCCTGGTGCTGAGGGGGCTGAGGGCTGA
- the CD81 gene encoding CD81 antigen: MGVEGCTKCIKYLLFVFNFVFWLAGGVILGVALWLRHDPQTTSLLYLELGDRPAPNTFYVGIYILIAVGAVMMFVGFLGCYGAIQESQCLLGTFFTCLVILFACEVAAGIWGFVNKDQIAKDVKQFYDQALQQAVLDDDANNAKTVVKTFHETLSCCGSNTLISLATSLYKNNLCPSDSNFMSSVFKKDCHQKIDELFSGKLYLIGIAAIVVAVIMIFEMILSMVLCCGIRNSPVY; this comes from the exons ATGGGGGTGGAGGGCTGCACCAAGTGCATCAAGTACCTGCTCTTCGTCTTCAATTTCGTCTTCTGG CTGGCCGGAGGTGTGATCCTCGGTGTGGCCCTGTGGCTGCGCCATGACCCACAGACCACCAGCCTCCTCTACCTGGAGCTCGGAGACAGGCCTGCACCCAACACCTTCTATGTCG GTATCTACATCCTTATTGCCGTGGGTGCCGTGATGATGTTCGTCGGGTTCCTGGGCTGCTATGGGGCCATCCAGGAGTCCCAGTGCTTGCTGGGGACG TTCTTCACCTGCCTGGTGATCCTGTTTGCCTGTGAAGTGGCTGCTGGTATCTGGGGCTTTGTCAACAAGGACCAG ATTGCCAAGGACGTGAAGCAGTTCTATGACCAGGCCTTGCAGCAGGCCGTGCTGGACGACGACGCTAACAATGCCAAGACTGTGGTGAAGACCTTCCACGAGACG CTCAGCTGCTGCGGCTCCAACACCCTGATCTCACTGGCCACGTCTCTGTACAAGAACAATCTGTGTCCCTCGGACAGCAACTTCATGAGCAGCGTGTTTAAG AAAGACTGCCACCAGAAGATTGATGAGCTCTTCTCGGGGAAGCTGTACCTCATCGGCATTGCGGCCATTGTGGTCGCTGTGATCATG ATCTTCGAGATGATCCTCAgcatggtgctctgctgtggcaTCCGGAACAGCCCTGTGTACTGA
- the TSSC4 gene encoding protein TSSC4 isoform X2, giving the protein MPATLEQLNRAVPGDLLGGGHTHAFATSASGSVHHPLQTRKVWCGPGHMAEAGTGEPSPGLEVEQGPEYDDVLPSDTISLSDSDSDLSLPGSAELEALSPEGLPGEAQGDSGPDEPPSPPRALPTAAVQPFHLRGMSSTFSQRSHSIFDCLEGAAGRAPPSVVHTGLGDRGGFKRPLAPSRQPPAEGPGRASQSPVPRRAPPVPDYVTHPERWTKYSLEDVAEASEHSNQAAALAFLGSRSLAAPGHYVPSFNQDPSSCGEGRVVFTKPARAGEARPERKRGLRKAGAPGGAEGPVELAHLARPGSPEAEEWSSPRGGVQEVGTPEGDTHTESAAGPPGVDIVGFHGSRKRSRDHFRNKSSSSEVPGAEGAEG; this is encoded by the exons ATGCCAG ctacGCTTGAACAGCTGAACAGAGCTGTGCCTGGAGACCTTCTAGGCGGAGGCCACACCCACGCCTTTGCCACCTCTGCCAGCGGCTCCGTTCACCATCCCCTGCAGACAAGGAAG GTGTGGTGTGGCCCAGGACACATGGCTGAGGCGGGGACTGGCGAGCCCTCCCCTGGCTTGGAGGTCGAGCAGGGCCCCGAGTATGATGATGTCCTGCCTTCTGATACCATCTCCCTCAGCGACTCGGACTCTGACCTCAGCCTGCCTGGCAGTGCTGAGCTGGAAGCTCTGTCCCCAGAGGGGCTGCCAGGGGAGGCCCAGGGGGACTCAGGCCCCGACGAGCCCCCCTCGCCCCCCAGGGCCCTCCCTACAGCCGCAGTGCAGCCGTTCCACCTGAGAGGCATGAGCTCCACCTTCTCGCAGCGCAGCCACAGTATCTTTGACTGCCTGGAGGGGGCAGCCGGGCGGGCGCCACCCTCTGTGGTCCACACTGGCCTAGGGGACCGTGGGGGCTTCAAGCGGCCCCTGGCGccctcacgccaacctccagcagAAGGCCCAGGCAGGGCCAGTCAGAGCCCTGTCCCCCGGAGGGCGCCCCCCGTCCCCGACTATGTGACCCACCCTGAGCGCTGGACTAAGTACAGCCTGGAAGACGTGGCCGAGGCCAGTGAGCACAGCAATCAGGCTGCCGCCCTGGCCTTCCTGGGCTCCCGGAGCCTGGCCGCCCCCGGCCACTATGTGCCCTCCTTCAACCAGGACCCCTCCAGCTGTGGGGAGGGCAGAGTCGTCTTCACCAAACCGGCCCGCGCCGGCGAGGCCAGACCAGAGAGGAAGCGGGGTCTGAGAAAGGCAGGGGCGCCTGGTGGGGCTGAGGGGCCTGTGGAGCTGGCCCACCTGGCCAGGCCCGGGAGCCCAGAGGCCGAGGAGTGGAGCAGCCCGCGTGGGGGCGTGCAGGAGGTGGGCACGCCCGAGGGGGACACCCACACCGAGTCCGCAGCGGGCCCCCCAGGGGTGGACATTGTTGGCTTCCACGGCAGCAGGAAGCGCAGTAGAGACCACTTTCGGAACAAGAGCAGCAGCTCTGAGGTCCCTGGTGCTGAGGGGGCTGAGGGCTGA